In Myxococcota bacterium, a single genomic region encodes these proteins:
- a CDS encoding restriction endonuclease, with product MPTQIDENDIVRDIESREYVIDVVEDWITPAGNYRKAPMYCATLENEFLGLSKIVKAKLRSEVEQKARRQLQTWANRELRERVAEAKQDLRERAAEMTRIAQEEVEQLRGTLEATLSIDDRIHWPSLLETREYAREVFEPDPEPNAPERTFLLYLWPPAWNRKVAQHQEELSAHRSRTRELKATHDQREDEAAEIFRKAKEEKNRSIGAFQAAFEAGQREAIEEYVSMVFERSAYPARLIPSIIARFDEESRTIIADISVPGPDDVSAIASYKLTDRNRAIAPVELKKREREDLYDSAIKQLALRVMHEVFESVYTEHVARVVANVWTTVIDKATGHDQTSCFLSVSEAREQFDGLNLARVDPTECIKQLKGLIAGPLSQVAPVQPIMTFNRDDPRFVESREMLAELNALTNLAEIPWEEFEHLVRELFAKMFSEHGAEVKVTRSSQDGGVDAVVFDPDPIRGGKFVIQAKRYTKAVPVSAVRDLYGTMLNEGAAKGLLVTTAHFGAQAREFAKDKPISLIDGSNLVYLLEQHGHPVRIDVEAARRNR from the coding sequence ATGCCGACCCAGATCGACGAGAACGACATCGTCCGCGATATCGAGAGTCGTGAGTATGTCATCGACGTAGTCGAAGACTGGATCACGCCCGCCGGGAACTACCGCAAGGCTCCGATGTACTGCGCAACACTGGAGAATGAGTTCCTCGGCCTCTCGAAGATCGTCAAGGCCAAGCTCCGCAGCGAGGTCGAACAAAAGGCCAGAAGACAACTCCAGACATGGGCCAATCGCGAACTCCGCGAGCGTGTCGCGGAAGCAAAACAGGACCTGCGAGAGCGCGCCGCAGAGATGACGCGCATTGCTCAGGAGGAAGTCGAGCAGCTCCGGGGAACGCTCGAAGCCACGCTCTCCATAGACGACCGCATTCACTGGCCGTCTCTGCTCGAGACGCGGGAGTATGCCCGCGAGGTGTTCGAACCGGACCCAGAGCCGAACGCCCCTGAACGGACCTTCCTTCTCTACCTCTGGCCGCCCGCCTGGAACCGCAAGGTTGCCCAGCACCAAGAGGAACTCTCCGCGCATCGGTCTCGAACGCGCGAACTCAAGGCCACACATGATCAGCGAGAGGATGAGGCGGCGGAGATCTTCCGAAAGGCGAAGGAAGAGAAGAACCGCTCCATTGGGGCCTTTCAGGCTGCATTCGAAGCCGGACAGCGCGAGGCGATCGAAGAGTACGTCTCGATGGTCTTCGAGCGCTCCGCCTACCCTGCTCGGCTGATCCCATCGATCATCGCGAGGTTCGATGAAGAAAGCCGCACGATCATCGCCGACATCTCGGTCCCTGGCCCCGACGACGTCTCAGCCATCGCCTCCTACAAGCTTACTGATCGAAACCGTGCGATCGCGCCCGTAGAGCTGAAGAAGCGCGAGCGTGAGGATCTCTACGACTCAGCCATCAAGCAGCTGGCTCTGAGGGTCATGCACGAGGTGTTTGAGTCTGTGTACACGGAGCACGTCGCTCGGGTCGTTGCCAACGTCTGGACCACGGTCATCGACAAAGCGACTGGACACGATCAAACGTCGTGCTTCCTGTCGGTTAGTGAAGCCAGAGAGCAGTTCGACGGCCTCAATCTCGCCCGGGTGGATCCGACGGAGTGCATCAAACAGCTAAAGGGCCTAATCGCAGGCCCCCTCTCCCAGGTCGCACCAGTTCAACCGATCATGACCTTCAATCGGGATGATCCGAGATTCGTTGAATCCCGCGAGATGCTCGCGGAGCTCAACGCTCTGACCAATCTCGCCGAGATCCCGTGGGAGGAGTTTGAACACCTCGTCAGAGAGCTCTTCGCGAAGATGTTCTCCGAGCATGGCGCCGAAGTGAAGGTCACGAGATCCAGCCAAGATGGTGGCGTGGACGCCGTCGTGTTCGACCCGGACCCGATTCGGGGCGGGAAGTTCGTGATCCAGGCCAAGCGCTACACCAAAGCCGTGCCCGTCTCAGCCGTCCGCGACCTCTACGGGACCATGCTCAATGAGGGCGCCGCGAAGGGCCTTCTTGTAACGACGGCCCACTTCGGCGCGCAGGCAAGAGAGTTTGCCAAAGACAAGCCGATCTCGCTGATCGACGGATCGAACCTCGTCTATCTCCTCGAGCAGCACGGACATCCGGTCCGAATCGACGTCGAAGCAGCGCGGCGGAACCGCTAG
- a CDS encoding helix-turn-helix transcriptional regulator — MPATRKPAYQRFLKLLVAARHDAGLTQMEAAKRLRTNQSFVSRCESGDRRVDVVELQSFAKAYGKRITYFYKD, encoded by the coding sequence ATGCCCGCGACCCGCAAGCCTGCGTACCAACGCTTCCTCAAGCTGCTCGTTGCCGCTCGCCACGATGCGGGACTCACTCAGATGGAGGCTGCGAAACGCCTCCGTACCAATCAGAGTTTCGTCTCGAGGTGCGAGAGTGGAGACCGGCGCGTTGACGTCGTGGAGCTTCAGAGCTTCGCGAAGGCCTACGGCAAGCGAATCACGTACTTCTACAAGGACTAG